aacaacaaaaaatttttttaggcctacttgccgagacgcaccgcgacgagacgagatgacacgaccgaaacgacaaacggctgaactgtttttggtatgccatgttggttgttgtcatgcgaaatgaaagacattgatgacataacttgcactttactttgtttgatttatctttatctttttcaaaatacttttgaagttttttagtattataaattataatctcggcagatgctgtgtattcattataatctcggcagatgctgcgtattctgacggtgttcagctccgctcgtttggattgtgcaactgcagggtgtgatttattaatgtgtagtaaggaagatgcctattgttaatgtgcaaacatcattttaaaatatttattaacagaaattaggataattttatttgacaaaaggctatatataatgaaagcaaagacatttcatgtaactaggcctgtcacgataacaaaattttcagaacgatatattgtcccagaaattattgcgataaacgataatattgtcattttaaagtgccatagcataataatacaattacaccagtttgcagtaatgtaatgtattgtaaagctcatgtatggggtcatatttgagcttgaccacatatctgtagtgcagggttgccaactctcacgcattgagcgtgagacacacgcatttgaccgttttcacacgctctcacgccacactttcgATATCTCAcgcaaaaaaaaatccagtttatttacctcagatccacatatatgatttaataagttactagttcgctagctctggtgccaaccaccggcgatataacactgaatctgtgtccattttacccccataccgctcaacaacttacattcgccacacacccccccgctcaacaacataCGTTCACcaccctacccccccccccccccccccccccccccttcttatgtctttaatctccttcaaaacgccatctttcacttcattatacaaggttggaatggcagtttgggagatataggatttctttggcagttcatactgcttgtcaaatctttgcagcatgtttataaatgttttcttttcgacCGTATTTAATGGCAACATCTCTTTGGCTATATAgcgagttaagcctggtttatacttgatgcgacgtgagggtccgcgcggcgaaaatggcGTAATCGCGATGGCTCCGCTCGTGCGCGAGGACCtcacttcagcgcaatgaacaaagtcatgtttgccgggttcatacacctttacaaggttgaattaaagcacttgtacgtcactttcaaggaccatttcaataattcccagcacgttaaacctaattaagttaaatatttatacatatactctaaatgattagctttttatcacatacctacatgtaacaactaatcaatcaatcaatcaaaatttatttatatactgtAGCACCTTCCAACAATGCCTTGCATTAACCAAAGTGcttaacaaaacaaagaaaacaatatCATAAAACCATTTAAGGTAAAAGTAGGATATTAAAATGTCAAAATTAAGTGCTTAAtcaaattaaacaaataaaacaatatcatACAACCATTTAAATAACAGTAGAAGTAATTAAAAGAGTCAAGAATTATACGTTAAAGGCCTTTTTGAATAAATAGGTCTTTAGTTTGGCCTTAAACAGAatcaactaatgcttagctgcatccttgggcacccccatgcagttagaatggtacattcgactatgacgttcatagtcgactagggggtatagtcgactatagtcgaatcagcgactattgcaggtcacccctaataaaTAGCAATACTGATAATCCCTCATAAACAAATACTATGTCATAGACTCATAGTTTTACCATTTGCTTCAAATGTGTGACAGGCATAtcctttgggctagtttaagcTTCTGAAGGGCAGGTTTTAGACTGACTTTgggctggatatttttgtagcacctggcaaccctggcttcGGAGGAGAAGCGAGTAGTTGAGAATACTGGTAGCAACACAGTTTTCTTACCGTGTTTAGCGTTACTGTTTGTGTTGCATCATACATTTGGAACGACCTAACCATGGTTTGAAAGTTTTGTTTTAAGTTTATTTCATTGCATGTGCAGCCTGGAATAAACAAccattttgttttgttcatcACGGAGCTTTGGGGAAGTTTCCTTTACGTATCGGAATAACGCAAacacgagtaaagaaagttgcTTCAGTCACAACTTGAGGGGGTGGGACAACAACTCAAAGcacaacactgggacagacacaacGATGGAGACagggacacagacagagacaaatacagacacaaagatggtgacagggacacacactgaaacaaagACCATGACAGGGAcgcagacagagacagatacaAAGACGGTGACAGGGATACAGACAAGAAAAGACACAGACTCAAAGATgatgacagggagacagacagagacagacacagagacaaggGAGAGTCTCAGCTGACACGCTTGGTCCCTCAGTGATGGAGATCCATGGAGCTCAGACTCAGAGTACCGGACTTCCTATAGACCCCTAGTATCTTCATTATTTACAGGATGGGGGAGGAGGCAggatggaggagcaggtggaggtggtgatgtcccagggagagtgggtggtgtgtagaggtggagagtgggtggtgtgtagaggtggagagtgagtggtgtgtagaggggagagtgggtggtgtgtagaggggagagtgggtggagtagaggtggagagtgggtggtgtgtaaaggggagtgtgggtggtgtggagaggtggagaggggatagtgtgtggtgtgaagaggtggagagtgggtggtgtgtagaggtggagagtgggtggtgtgtagagtgggagagtgggtggtgtgtagaggtggagagtgaatggtgtgtagaggtggagagtgggtggtgtagaggtggagagtgggtgatgtgtgggtggtgtgtagaggggagaggtggtggtgtgtaaagggatatagtgggtggtgtgtagaggggagagtgggtggtgtggagaggggatattgggtggtgtgtagaggtggagagtgggtggtgtgtagatgtggagagtgggtggtgtgtagagggggagagtgggtggtgtagaggtggagagtgggtagtgtgtagaggtggagagtgggtggtgtgtagaggggagagtggatggtgtgtagaggtggagagtgggtggtggtgtagaggggagagtgggtggtgtgtagaggggagagtgggtggtgtgtagagggggagagtgggtggtgtgtagaggggagagtgggtggtgtgtagaggtggagagtgggtggtgtgtagaggtggagagtgggtggtgtagaggtggagagtgggtggtgtgtagaggtggagagtgggtggtgtgtagaggtggagagtgggtggtgtgtagaggtggagagtgggtggtgtagatctcctcatggactgactgtctctcctcagaccagcaGCCAACCggtcgtccccctcactgtttatactaatacagcctttaatactggaatagttcatgtaccaaacacacaatgttaatgtttctttctctatagagttctaattgtgaggagaacagaattactctaattaatcaaagaacaccaaaactcacagtactggagaatcttctgcattctctcccggactctgaacttcaggttggaaagatgttttgctaCATTGATCAGAGCTCCTGACAGCTCATGTTGTTTTGGGGTGCGATGAACTCtgtaaatgtataaagatataTTATCATTATAACATATTCATATTATATATCGTATTCACGTGAAAAAAATGTATCTATTATTATCTTTCATTAAACATATCAGTGTATCTTTCCACTTTTTGCACATCATCagtatcaatgtatttttattttcttaaatagCATCGTCATATATCTTGTTTCTGAAAAAACAGAGACCACATACTGAACATCTGAATGTATCAGAATaatttcacaaacacaatgtgtaacacaatatgtagatcaaacagaaataataatcacttactgtttcaatgtggacgacacgttctgagaaggaaacagagggacaaacacagacaattaattcaaattttggtcattttgtttatatgaggGTCAAACATGCTCCTTCCTTATATGGTGATAACATCAATGTGTCTAaagacccttacacacacacacatacatacacacacacactaattttacttatgcatttctgtgtgtgtgtgtgtgtgtgtgtgtgtgtgtgtgtgtgtgtgtgtgagtgagagagagagagagagttaatgAAAGATGGTGGTGAGAGTGATTGTATTTCTTCTACATTGGTATATTTAACATGTTTTGTACGTGTGTTTAAGTGAGAGattatctaagatcatagaaaaagctgttgctcagcaattatgcctatatctgcataggaatcacatatttgaaaagttccaatctgggtTTAGGCCCcttcacagtactgaaacagcattagtcaaagtaacaaatgatctcctccttgcttcagatcaaggctatgtatcactgttagtgcttcttgatcttagtgcagcttttgacacaattgatcataggatcttgctaaagcgTTTAGAACGCTGgattggagtctcaggcacagccctttcatggtttaactCTTATttaacaaatcgccatcagtttgtagagctcaataatattccatccaaacgtacaaaagttaaatatggggtcccgcaaggctccattttaggaccactattatttatattatatatgctaccattgggcacagttataaacaaacatggtgtcaattttcactgctatgtgTAACGACTCATGACAagggggcggacacaaatgcgatacagagtgtgttttattttgaacCGAGAGCGAGACTGGTTGAATCGCGGTAACGCCGATTCGTATTGTACGAGATCGACGCGGCATGTTGGTCTTCTACACAATGCATGAAAGACTGGTTTATACACAGCAGTAAAACTCACACAGCAACGAAGGCTGAAGCACTTTGATACATAGAGATACACAACACAGTGCATGAAAGACTGGGTAATACAAAACAGTAGAACTAACAGCAACAAAGGCTGAAATaaacttacacacatacaacatacacgaGCAACACAAAAATGACAGTGACCAGGTTAACTTAATTCTTCCACTAACCTAACCATTTTACTACAAATGCAAACACGAAAGAACACAAATTTACTACAGAGACATTACTTTAAATGCAACGACCACAGCAACGATCACTCATTCAGGATCAAACTACACATACGAAAACGGACGTTTGATTAACATACACAACCATGTAGAAAACCCGAATACAAGCTGATAGACCATCCAAAGTACGATTCATAAACACGACCCACAAAACTGACACTCGCTATAAACCAAGAAGCACAGGAATGCGAACATCGCGGAGAAATGCTATACATGGAAACACAACCCAACTGCAGAACCAACATGAAACATGGACACTTAATGACTTACAACGAAGAACTAAACCCAAGAGAATTATAAGCCTAACTAATCAAGAAAACCCCTAGGAACAGCTGTACATTAATCAATAGGGGCGGAGCCAAGAACCGAAGACATAACCACCAAAATAAACAAGGAAATCAAAAAGGGGCCGACCCTAGCAACCACGGAGGTGTGGCTCGTCAAGGAGGGGGGAGATAGAACGTAAcactatgcagatgacactcaactttacatatcagccaaacctgatgacaaacacagtttaggaaaaattgaggcctgtgtaagagataataaatgctggatgtctctaaacttcctccaacttaatgaggacaaaacagaagttctccttctgggccctaaggcctcaagaccgaaaattccagatctaatgcttaatctcgcagactaccccattacacctggcacagtagccaaaaacctaggcgtcatactcgactgcaacctatcatttgataaatacatagataatactactaggatagcttttctacatctctgcaacattgccaagttaagaaatgcattatcacaggatgatgcagaaaaattggtacacgcctttgttagctctagattagattactgtaactcattactgtcaggatgttcaaataggaatctaaataaacttcaaatagttcaaaatgccgcagctagagttctgaccagaactagaaaatttcagcatattagaccagtcctatcagccctgcattggctcccagttaaattccatattgattttaaaattctattattaacttataaagcactgcatgggcttattgcagtgctttataagaacttatttcctactataaactcccacgtccactaagatcacagggtgctggtcttttattagttccacaaattaataaggtaacagcagggggaagagccttttcttgtaaggccccccagctttggaacaaccttccaaagtgcgtccgggactctgatacagtcacaatctttaagtctaggttgaaaacccacctatttggtttagggtttgataattaatattcccccttagataaaggtacagatccaggggttcatagacgaagggttttatggtagactggggcgctggtgctgtcatcctgtcactgctcgtggtcactcaagtttgttgacagtccagtggatggatgccattgtctcagaatgcccccaagcctatgttaccttctggttctgccttttttagctaggctgtaataatttaccttaatgccggagttgctgccacactccagaaatgtttataattttacctgtcctgtatatgtcctcatacagagctaattttccctgtttcatttctccacatggctgcccgcctgcttgaggaataatgagatgaggagagacaagcgatccatcctgtgccagccacctactgcctgaccggatcagcctacaccatgatggacattactacatcttttccttttctttatttctttgtctaaattgttgttgttgtcatggtgaccggtgtcggccagaggaggatgggttccccccctgagtcttggttcctctcaaggtttcttcctcatgcaaaaaaaaactagggagtttttccttgccactgtcgcccttggcttgctcactgggggctaggactcggcacttgtaaagctgctttgtgacaacaactgttgtaaaaagcgctatataaataaaatttgattgattgattgattgagagagagactgagtgattcttactagtaagaacgggatgttctcagcttccatctccttctctgtgtttctgatttgatctgaaagagatgctatttctccactcatctcctcaatcttcctcctcatcatgtgactcttcagctcctcttcatccttcagtgcagctattcttgctgcttcttcatctcttagaaactggtggatcttctcaaactcctcctttatctgcctctctgtgtgctgggcctgatactggaatgggagatgatgaagaaatataaactgtccaaatgtgtgtgtttcattatggtgtacgtggacagtgatcacagcaccattcagaacacagagtgacctttcaccttaatgtgtgctgctgttttctcacagaCTTCTTTATGTTCCTCTAAGaccttcagatgctgctgtagagactccagtgaggtcttgagtttgttCTGTAAAATGGCAGAGGACGGTACGAGTCTTACAGGATTTAATCTCAGTGTCTGTATCTGTACTGGATATTTCAAAGATTACAAAATAATGTCAAGTATGAAAAGAATGCCACGTTTACTCTTTGACCAAGTTTTGTTTACTGTAAAATAGTAAactatatatttacagtatgTGTCTAaaaattttattaatattttaattttGAATAAATAAACTTTGAATATAATAACTGTGAAAGTTTGATTTATTTCTTTCAAATCCCTTCCCCTGACAGGTTTAATCTAGCCTATTTAACATTCGTTTCAAAATAATCTAAACCATGGAGGAAAATAGACATTACAGTTAAATATATATAGTATGtttcataccttaaagtcacaaacagcttcatctactggacagcagtcgtgagttttatgtgcctttgaaatctgacacaccaaacacacaggctgttggtcctccagacagaagactttgagtttctcattgtgcaaactgcagagaacctcagaccctgctgaagaTCTCTGACTCCTGCTCTCTAGAAAAGACTCACACAGGTTCTTTAGTGCAAGATTACAGGGAGGATCATCTCTTGAAGATCTTCtcctacaaactggacattcttgagatcccttggtttcccagaactgctgcagacaggttttacacacactgtggctacatgACAGTATAACAGGATCTctgaagatgtcacagcacacaggacatgaaaactcttcttctgacagaATGTTTGTAGCAtccatttcctccaacagctgctgtgctgtttctctgtaatgtcttcttctgtacaaacttcactttcacttttagatcttctgtaataaacacagtagcacaggagagaatcagtcactgtagtcctttatccagctgagggAGTTTTAACACAGAAGACTAGTGTGTCACTCCAAGATTTACTTCCTCAAACACGCAGACGTGTACAGGGAGGAGGGGCTTCGGTATAAAAGTTAATAAGCTGAAAAACATATATGATTTCTCCAACAGTTGGTGACAGTTCATTTCTACTAAATGAATCAGGCGACCCTCATCTGTCTCTGTATTGTCAGAGTGTAGAGTACTGCAGTTGTAGAACAGATCACTGTTAGGatgtgtaacgtggcttgcgccacggagcgaggagacggacacaatcgctgagaggagcgagatttattaaagggaataccaaattCAGAGTCGAaaggacaggcgtgggtcaaaccgggagggcagccagaacaggtaaggtacacgggcataatgggacagggaacttaaacacgacgggagacacggagcaggcagaacaaacacggaaaacagaaacacagcgtaAACTCACGAATGCACGAACCGACAGGATGAACAACCAActgatagacaaaatcacggatgacacgactggggaatgacgggacttatatacatagaaacaaactagggacaggtgatgacaatgacacaggggcgtggtaacaaacgaggaatcatcaaaataaacgagcagggcgggacaaacaggcagggaacacagacatgagggaacccagagtgacagctacgagagggggcgttgccctacgtgacaggatGTGTTCAATGATCATACAAGAATGACTAAACTCGGTAGGTCAAAATATTAATCAGATCTCATTTCAGCATAttttaaatatgaaaatattaaaTTACATTAAACACGTGTTGTCATGTCATTAAAATCTAAACTCCTGACACTGGACCAGCACTGGAGTAACATCACAGATTGATCACACTGTGTTAAAAGGGCAGAAACCAATAGAGCAGAGAGTGGAGGAACAGCTccatacagagagagatggagatgaaaAAGAgacctgaaga
This genomic stretch from Brachyhypopomus gauderio isolate BG-103 unplaced genomic scaffold, BGAUD_0.2 sc117, whole genome shotgun sequence harbors:
- the LOC143497964 gene encoding E3 ubiquitin-protein ligase TRIM39-like, which gives rise to MDATNILSEEEFSCPVCCDIFRDPVILSCSHSVCKTCLQQFWETKGSQECPVCRRRSSRDDPPCNLALKNLCESFLESRSQRSSAGSEVLCSLHNEKLKVFCLEDQQPVCLVCQISKAHKTHDCCPVDEAVCDFKNKLKTSLESLQQHLKVLEEHKEVCEKTAAHIKYQAQHTERQIKEEFEKIHQFLRDEEAARIAALKDEEELKSHMMRRKIEEMSGEIASLSDQIRNTEKEMEAENIPFLLNVSSTLKQVHRTPKQHELSGALINVAKHLSNLKFRVRERMQKILQYYPVTLDPNTAHPDLHLSDDLTTVELRPQKSLLPDNPERFDVWASVLGSEGFNSGTHCWDVDVGECEVWILGVIRESEWRKGGKVWMSVWSLGYNKITGKYWTLCPGQTRHALTPTQKVQRVRVQLDWDRGKVTFTDLLTSSHLHTITHTFTDTVFPLFCSSSPMRILPVKISVTVEQQS